AATTGAAACCTGATCTGGTATTCCTGGACATCCAACTGCCAGGCGGATCAGGTTTTGATTTTTTGGACCGAGTCAATGGCCATTTCAAGCTGGTGTTCATCACCGCTTTCGATCAATATCTCGAGCGAGCTAAAAACTATCAGGCCATCGATTATTTGATGAAGCCGATCAGCAAGAGGAAATTGACGAAGGTGATACAAAAACTATAATTCGAGGAGTCCTGTCATGAGAAAGCAAGGTTATCAATTGCTTTTAATCGTAGCAATTCTTGTTTCTCCGATTTTGATTTTTGGGCAGGGAAGCGTTCGTGGGGTGATCAGCGATGCGGCGAATTCGAAACCATTGGTTGGTGCGAATGTCTTCATTGTAGGGACATCGTTGGGCAGCGCGACGGATGTGGAAGGAGTATATCGGATCATGCGAGTGCCGGTGGGACGTTACACGCTTCGGGTCACCTATATCGGTTATCAACCAAAAGATATCGAGATCGAAGTCCAGCAGAATCGGACGCTGGAGGTCAATGTCGCTCTGATTTATGATATAATCCGAGGAAAACTGGTTGAGGTTACTGCACAGGCAGAAGGGCAGGTGGCTGCGATCAACAAACAGATCAGTTCGAATACGATTGTCAATATTGTCTCTGAAGAGAAGATCCAAGAGTTGCCCGATGCGAATGCGGCAGAGGCCATTGGCCGATTGCCAGGGGTTTCGATTATTCGGTCTGGTGGAGAGGCGAATAAGGTTATCTTACGAGGGCTCGAGGATAAATTCACCAATATCACCATTGACGGAGTGAAAATACCTCCGACCGATGCCACAAGCCGCGGGGTCGATTTAAGCACCTTATCACAGAGCTCTCTTGCAGGCATCGAGCTTTATAAGGCGACAACTCCTGACAAGGATGGGGATGCGCTTGCCGGGAGCATTAATCTGGTGACTAAAAAGGCACCCGATAGTCGGAGATTTAGGCTCGATTTGAAGGGCGACTATAATCGACTCATGAATTCGGCAGACCAATATGATCTCTCGCTGCGCTATGGCGAGCGCTTCTTCAATAAGCTGTTGGGCATTCAATTGGCGGGAAATTTCGAGCGCAGAATTCGAAGCAATGAGCGGATCAATGTCAATTATAATCAAGATCCAAAGCGCTCCCAGGCTGGATATTTTATCGACGATTTTTTGCTCGAATTTACCGATGAAATCAGAAAACGAGATGGTCTCAGCTTGTTTTTGGATCTGGATACCCCTGATAAAGGGACAATTCGATTCAATACGGTTTACGGGAGAACGAAAAGAGATTATCTCTGGTCGACCCGGGATTATCCATCCAATGGCGGCGGCAATCAGGAGGGCAACCCGGTTTACGATTATCGAGATCGCGAACAAGAAATTTATACGCTGAATAGCTCGCTCCGGGGCGATAATACTTTATTGGGGCTTAAGGTAAATTGGGGAGTGTCATTAGGCCAATCGGAAGCGAAATACCCGTTTGACTACGAGGCTATTTTTGTAGAGCCATCGGGGATGTTGCCCTCTCCGATGGTGCAAAGCAATCCGGCGCAATTGATCGATTATGCAGTCAATAACTTCGCCAATGCCTCAATGTATTGGGCTTATTATCGTTCCCAGCACAATTTCGATAAAGAGCGAACTGCTTTTTTGGATATTGGTGCGCCCTATTTATTAGCAAACAAGGTCTCCGGGGAATTGAAATTCGGTGGGAAATATAAGATCAAAGATCGTACGAATGAGCGCGGCGAAGATTTCACGCCTTATTATCTCGGCAAATGGCAACCGTATGAACTGCTGCCCGATGGGACATTCCAGAAAAAAGATTTCACTGGGACTTATTTTGAAGATTGGCTCAAAGCGGGCGGTGGATTCATTGCAATTAACCAATTTTTCAGCAAACCAACTTCGCGATCGGTCTATGGTTCTTATCAATTAACCCCCCTGGTTGAGAGAGCTCGGTTGCGACAGTGGTGGCAACTGAATCGCTACGGGATCGATGCCACGGGCAACCAGCGAGAGGTCTGGCCCAATCCGCTGATTCGATATGATGATTATGATATCACGGAACGGGTGACTGCCGGCTATCTGATGAATACCCTGAATTTGGGGCGCAAATTGACGATCATCGCTGGGGTCCGAATCGAATACGAAGATAACGATTATATCGCCTCGTATATGCCGAAACCAGTTGCAGGATTCCCAGTGCCAGCGAATTCGATCCGAGATACGACCTCGGCTGCGGATCAAACTGTGGTATTGCCGAATTTGAATATCGCTTATTCGCCTTTTGATTTTATGAAACTGAGGTTGGCTGCTTATAAGGCGCTTGCCCGTCCCGATTTCAATATGCGGCTGGATCGCTACATTGCTGGCCGTCCAGCAGAGGTCGGAACCCAATTTCAGGTCTACGTGGGCAATCCACGGCTGAAAACCGCCCAGGCTTGGAATTTCGAGGCCAATACCTCGTTTTTCGGTCGATCACTAGGCCTGATCTCCATCTCAGGATACTACAAGGAGATTCAGGACATGTATCACATGCTAAACCGTTTCAACACCGTAGGTGATTCGCTGCTCCGCTTTTTCGGCATCCGATGGGCCAGCCAAATGAAAACAACGCCGTATAATTTGACACTTCCTTACAATTCACCGAAGCCCGCAAAAGTCTGGGGCATCGAATTCGAGCATCAGATCAACTTTCATTTTCTCCCCGGCCTGCTGAAACATCTTGTGCTTTCTTACAATGCTTCCCTCGTACGATCAGAGGCGGTGCTTTATGGTTCGCGGACCATCACTTACATAGATTCTTCAGGACTATTCCCGCTTATCAAGTCCAAAAATATTTTGATCGAACGAAAACAGAAGTTAGAAGGCATGCCAGAGTTTTTTGGCAATATCGCCCTGGGATATGACATTGGCAATTTCTCTGGACGGATCTCGCTTTTTCATCAGGGAGAGCATAACGTCTCGTACTCTGCCTCTGGGCTGAGCGATGAAGTTACCAATGCGTTTACTCGCGTTGATGTTGCCCTGAGGCAAAAAATTACCAATTCCATCACTTTAGTGCTCAATCTCAGCAATCTCACCAATGTGGAGGATGGCAGCTCAATCTATAATCGCGTCTATGATCGGCGATTGTTCAACGAGAGCGAAAAATATGGCATGACCGCTGATTTTGGGGTCATTGTCCAATTTTGATTTTTTCCAATTCATCCCAGTGCCATTCTGTTGTCGTGACAATCGCATATCCATCGTTTTGGAGTACCGAGAACAAGATAGTCGTTCCTTTAGCTATAAAAATTGTCTTCAATAAGAGGTTCGAAATGCAAGAATCGATTTTGACGTGCGGTTATCGGTTCATCGCTCGGGAATAAATGCGACAAGAAATTTTTGCTGCTGCAAACATTTTAAGGAGGTGATGCATGATCAACTTTAGTTAGCGGGTTGAGTGATAGTGATCGCAATCAATCGTCAATCCCTGTTCGCTCCCCGATGCTTGAGCGGTGGAGACGAAATCATGAAGAGTCCAATCAAATGAATGAAGGAGGTTCACATGGGTTACCGGAATATTGTTGCTATGGCTGCTGCCATCATCATCCTGGTCACGGTTGTTGTAGTATCTGGTCAGGAGGTGGTGGTAAAGCTAAAACCGTATGATGGGACGGCGGAGAGCTTTGTGAATGCCCAGATTGTCGCCGATACCACGGCTGCGGGAGGGTTGCAAGCCAATCGGGTCTATGAATTGGCGCGCGGCAAGTATTATCTCCATAACGCGATTTTTACTGTTCCGAATGGGAAGTGGCTCAGAATGAGAGCCGAAGCTGGTACGGGGCCAAAACCGGTGATATATCTTTGGGAAACTGGAACCGGATCAAACCCAACACGTCCACCAGGCAATTTTGTGGTGCTCAATGGTGGCAATCTGGAATTGAAGGATATCTGTATCGCTGGATTTTTCGAACCAGAGCCTGACCGCGTAGGTGGCGTTCAAGGTGGATTGA
This genomic stretch from candidate division KSB1 bacterium harbors:
- a CDS encoding response regulator encodes the protein MNLHKTLIIEDEWLIRAELKSMLSHYPNIQVVGEASSVTDAIKLHNELKPDLVFLDIQLPGGSGFDFLDRVNGHFKLVFITAFDQYLERAKNYQAIDYLMKPISKRKLTKVIQKL
- a CDS encoding TonB-dependent receptor produces the protein MRKQGYQLLLIVAILVSPILIFGQGSVRGVISDAANSKPLVGANVFIVGTSLGSATDVEGVYRIMRVPVGRYTLRVTYIGYQPKDIEIEVQQNRTLEVNVALIYDIIRGKLVEVTAQAEGQVAAINKQISSNTIVNIVSEEKIQELPDANAAEAIGRLPGVSIIRSGGEANKVILRGLEDKFTNITIDGVKIPPTDATSRGVDLSTLSQSSLAGIELYKATTPDKDGDALAGSINLVTKKAPDSRRFRLDLKGDYNRLMNSADQYDLSLRYGERFFNKLLGIQLAGNFERRIRSNERINVNYNQDPKRSQAGYFIDDFLLEFTDEIRKRDGLSLFLDLDTPDKGTIRFNTVYGRTKRDYLWSTRDYPSNGGGNQEGNPVYDYRDREQEIYTLNSSLRGDNTLLGLKVNWGVSLGQSEAKYPFDYEAIFVEPSGMLPSPMVQSNPAQLIDYAVNNFANASMYWAYYRSQHNFDKERTAFLDIGAPYLLANKVSGELKFGGKYKIKDRTNERGEDFTPYYLGKWQPYELLPDGTFQKKDFTGTYFEDWLKAGGGFIAINQFFSKPTSRSVYGSYQLTPLVERARLRQWWQLNRYGIDATGNQREVWPNPLIRYDDYDITERVTAGYLMNTLNLGRKLTIIAGVRIEYEDNDYIASYMPKPVAGFPVPANSIRDTTSAADQTVVLPNLNIAYSPFDFMKLRLAAYKALARPDFNMRLDRYIAGRPAEVGTQFQVYVGNPRLKTAQAWNFEANTSFFGRSLGLISISGYYKEIQDMYHMLNRFNTVGDSLLRFFGIRWASQMKTTPYNLTLPYNSPKPAKVWGIEFEHQINFHFLPGLLKHLVLSYNASLVRSEAVLYGSRTITYIDSSGLFPLIKSKNILIERKQKLEGMPEFFGNIALGYDIGNFSGRISLFHQGEHNVSYSASGLSDEVTNAFTRVDVALRQKITNSITLVLNLSNLTNVEDGSSIYNRVYDRRLFNESEKYGMTADFGVIVQF